The nucleotide sequence ATCAGCAGCTTGGTGCCAGGTGAAGTAGCCGTGATGGACACCTTCTTCTCTATCTTCTCGCCTGGCTGCAGGAGAATTATCCTGAGAGACAGAGCAGACAAATGTATTCTTTTCACATCTCACCTCCCACAAAGACACGCACAGTACAGCTCCAGAGCTCGGAGATCTAATGTTTCGCACAGGCGAAAGCAGGTAGTAATAGTACAAACTGAATAAAGGAGAAATTGGTGAGGGATTTTCTATCCCACAGTACAAAATGATCCTAATATCTCCATGTGTTGTGGATGATGAATTTTGACTAATGCTACCAATTTCTCAAGGAAACCTTTGCCAGgtagagattttttttctggctCGCAGACCTTACTCTTCTTCTCCACTATATATCAAGCCAAAAAGCCAATGCCAAACCAGTCTCAGTGAATCTGATGTATAACATCTTAACAAGATACATTATTTCTGCATAATCTCTTCCCTTGTTAGCTAATTTATTCCTCCCTGGGGTGTCTGTGCAAATAAAAAGCCAATGGATACAGATTTACAATATCTTACACATCCTTGAAGCGCATAAAAAGATACTGAATTTAACCAAGTGAAATTCAGTGTGTAAAAATCAGGGTCCTGTATATTTTGTGTGATGCACGAAAAAAAAGGTTGGATTTTATGAAGAGgtttttaaaatgatatttggcacagtaaaaaaaaacaaaaaacaaggcaAATTAGCTGAAGCTAAATACACTCACTGCCAAGCCTGAAAATACAGACTGGTCAGTAGACGCTCGGTGTTTAGTTGGGATGACTGAAACAACACTGTTTTTAAAGGAGGTGTTGCACAACTGTAGACTTTTCAAGACTTTATGACCTCTCGACATTCCTCAAGACGTTCCACCTTACCATCAGCCACAGATTTACAGTACTTGTAATCTTAAACAACAACCATGAACCTTGAGCAACCTAATTTCTCGATGAAGAAATCTTGCGTTTCTAAAAGTGAGATAATGTAAACAGGTCATCATTAAATAATTGGAACAGTAAATTAATTGCCTGTGGGCAATGGTGCACTAATGTATATTCCTAGTTAGACGACATATATGACAGCAACTTGTTCCTACTCTTGCAGAAACATACCTGACCGCATTCTCAGGCCACATTCCTCAGACATCTGCCCAGTTCAGATTTGAAGGGaagatagttttgtttttttgagacACTTACTTGGCCACTTGTTTGCCCTCCAGCAAGCCGGCTCCCTGCACAGTCAACACAGCTTCATACAGAGCTGTGCTGAGGCAGTTGGTGAAGGACACCAGGACTGTGCACTCCTTCTTCACCTGGATAGAGTTGCCTCCTTCAATCTGCAGAGCAGCCACAATTACAAGagcacacaggaaaaaaaatgatctgTAAAACTGATTGTGGCAGGTACTACTGTTTTTAAcccaataaaaaaaggaaaaaaaatatggatATTTTTAAAGAAGTGTGGGAAGTTTTCATATGAATTCGAGGTGGAAGCTTGTGTTTTATAAAGTTTTGAATGCTAGTGGTGTTCTTCTTCACACAGCGTTTTTCACCAATATCTTCTCTGGCACCAAACATTATCTATCAGTGTTTTACAAGTTAGTTAGTTAGTGAGATGGATCCACCTTTCTTTTGGCTTTTGTAAATGATTCACCAGACACTGCTAAAAATGCTAATAGCATTAGCATTTTGGGCTCTATTCTGCTCTTTAGCAAAGTGACTTATACTCTgtgtgaaaaaaatcaaaaactttTTGATCAGAGTAATGCATCAAGTCTGGGATATTTTTTTGGTCAGTTAAATAGCAGAGagggttgttaatcagtttcagctgctttggtccTAATGAAATGAACAAAAGCTGTAAAATAGGGACAACAGTGAGACAATCAGGAACTGTTTTACAGGTGGAGGCCACTGACATTCTTTCCATCCTCATcgattctgttttgtttgtttttttactagttttgcatttggccaGAGTCATTGTTACTAATGGTAGCATCAGGTGCTACCTGGAACTCACAGAGGTTGCACAGCTGGTGcaactcctccaggatggcacatcaataCATGCCATTGCCACAAGGCTTGCTTTGTCTCCCAGCTCAATATCATGGtggagattccaggagacagaCAGGTACTCTAGGACAGCTGGACAGAGCCGTACAAGGCCCTTAACCCATCAGCAAGACCGGTGTCTGCTCCTCTGTGgaaggaggaacaggatgagcactgccaAGCCTATAAAAATGACCTCTAGCAGGACACTGCTGTGAATGTCTGACCAAATAATCAGAAACAAACTTCATGAGGGAGGCCTGAGGGCCCGACATCCTCTACCTCTGAAGGGCCCTGCGTTCATTGCCTGGTATCATGGAGCCTGATtggcatttgccatagaataccagaGTTGGCAGGTCCACTACTGGTGTCCTGTGCTTTTGACACATAAGAGCaagttcaccctgagcacatgtgacagacatAAAAGGGTGTGGATAAGCTGTGAAGAATGTTATGTTGCCTTTAACAAGTTGCACCTCAGAGTGTCCAGGAGCTCACTAAAGCCCATGTCCATATGTGGGAGGAGATCCCCAGGACACCACCTGTCATCTCATTAAGAGCATGTCCCAACATTGTCAGGCAAGCTTGTGAGGGCCCTACAAAGTACCTAGTACCATTTTATTTGCCGCTAAGAAATTTCATCAAAATGACTAGCCTactgtataattttttttcactttccaTGAAATGATGTGGCACCTTTTCATTCCAGTCCATGTCACTATAGATATCCAGCACtgagatctgatgtgttttcaaagtgttcctttaatttttaaGCAGTGTATAATTCTACATATTCATATGTACACTGCACAATGCTCGTCTTCTTGTAAATTTTAGTTTTCATTGCTGTTGTTTTCTGTTGAGCCCAGAAGGACCAGTGATAAGACTGTGAGAGCTTACTGACTGAGAGTAAAGAATATGGTTTTTAGTGAGCCTGTGATCATAACGCTTCATGACCTTTACTCTAACACTTGTACCTCTCCAAATTTGAATACCGTAACATGctgataaaaatgaaaagaatttgTAAGtaggaaaatgaaagaaaaagattatTGAGAAACATCTAAAGTCTTCTGAATACTAACAGCATGTCATCTTTACAGTCATCAACTACTTCATTAGTTAGTTTCCAAGgtactggaaacattcctcagacattttggtccatattgacatgatagcatcacacagttgcagtAGATTTGTCGGCTACacatccataatgtgaatttTTTTATATCAACACACCCTAAAGTTGatctgttggattgagatctggtgactgtggaggctgtttgagtacagtgaactcatcattatgttcaagaaaccagtttgacatTATCTGAGCTTGACATGATGTAGACTGTGCTCACACAaaaggatggacatggtcagcaacagtgtaggctgtggtgtttaaactaaaataaaacgctcagttggtactaaggctAGCAGATTTTTTCATGAAAATATCCCCTGCACCATTACACCAACATCAGCCTGAACCAtcgatacaaggcaggatggatccacgCTTTCAGATTCTTTACgctaaattctgaccctaccatctgaatgctTGACCATAAATTGAGACTCATGTTACCACCaggtaatattttttattttctagttTTGGTGAGCCTAATGAAGGTCATTAATTACACTAAATAGGCTTTGGAATTTAATATATGGTGTAACGTGAATgaatacagttggtcaggaaaCAGCAAAGGAAATTTATATGTGCTGCTGAATCTTTTCCTGCAAGGCCGACATATTATCAGTTGACTGACATCATAATGTGAAAGGTAATTTGATTTAGGTCACCAAACTATGTTAGAGAGACTGTTGTTGTGGATGCTCTTTTGATGTGATTTTCACTTTGCTCTTCATTACAATAATAACCTGATCTTGTCATATTCAGCTGACAGCCATGAAATAGATAAAAGTGAGGAAGATGAGGAAGGAAGAGAAAGGAAGACAGTGCTACGTAATTCATATATAATACTTTGTGAGTTGCAGAGACGGGAGGGTTGATGTTGCTGTACCTGTATGGTTATTTGTGGAGGACTTATGCTGAACTCTTCAGCAGCCAGAAATGTTTCTTTGGTCATCATGTCCTTTAGCACCACTGCCAAGTTCACAATATCATCACCAGCCAGGAATGactgatatttacaatgagAGATGGTGTGATTGAGTGTTGTCACTGGAGATGAGGAAAACGTCAtgggaaaaggaagaaaaaaagcaaatcaaAGGGAAGGTTAGTTATTTGATTTATCAAACAGTAATCTATATATAAGCAGTGCAATAGTAAATGTATTGGAATCGTGAATGTATTGAGTCACCTGAAAATGGCTGTATCTGCACCTCTGTTTGTGCGTCCCAGAAGGCCTCACTTGGGCTGCTGTCGTACTCTTTCACCTGAGCGTTGATGTGTCCCACCAGAACCCTGGGGTTGTTGGACTGGTTTGTGATGGTCACACATATGTGGATGGGCTCACCCAGTTTTGGGACCCCAACTATTTTTAGGGTCACGTTCAAATTGGGTGACATTATACCTGGTGATAACATGTACATTGTTTCAGGTTAAAGATATGCGGCTAGTGTTGGTTTGATTTTCACCCCTTGAACAATCTAGCTTGTTCTAGACcaggggtagggaactccaggcctcgagggccggtgtcctgcaggttttagatgtgtccttgatccaacacagctgatttaaatggctaaatgacctcctcaacatgtcttgaagttctccagaggcctggtaatgaactaatcatttgattcaggtgtgttgacccagggtgagatataaaacctgcaggacaccggccctcaaggcctggagttccctacccctgCCCTAGATGATTAAAGGTGTGTGGAAATTCCTCCCCTGTTAGTGACTTCTGCTGCCTCAGCATAGCCCACTGATCAACACTGGCAGTGAACTAGCTCCTGTTAGTCACTATGTTGCAATAGTGAGCAACCATAAAAGACTGTTTTCTCAGTATCAGGCATGTCTTTTGTTGACTTTTACGACCCTTAACTCTTATGTGTTAAGAAGACAACTGTCCCTAATAGCAACAGTCAATATGAAATGAATGCTATTTTGATCTGTGCAAAGTAAATTCTTTCATTAATATTGCCACTGAAATAAGGGGAGTCTGAAAGGTTGGTGGGGGTGCTCTGAGGTACAGACACTGACCTTGGTGTTGCAGTGTTCTAGCACAGACTGATGTTTTTCCTCctgaaagaaaaagcagaaataaaactACTTGtacttcttttctcattacagTGTCTGTTTTTCAAGAAACAATTGCTGAAGATctttagctttttaaaaattataagaGAAACGTTTTGCTATGACGAGCCTCAGAGATAGATTGAGCACATTCTCTTACTTTTGTCAGGTTTATATGTCGGCGTCAGATTCTCTGGTTTATCTGATCCGATGCTTTTGGTGTAGATGAGCTTTCCCACACACTCAGTGTCCACCGTCTTTCCCACCACCAGTCCATTGTGCACAATTAACCTTACAACATCCGCATCAACAGAGGCACAGACGAATGGGATGTCATATCGGGCGTCCAACCAGTGGTGCTGGATGGCAGCTACCGGACAAGGTCCACAGCAAAATATCCCTGAGGATCAATGTGTTTACAGAGAAATATCAGTCAGTATCATTCACATCTGTTGCATTATTTTGTCACTTTCCACCTCAAGAAAGACACTCTTTTGTCAAACATAAAGTTTTAATTATGTAGGTGAACTCAAATCATTTACTTAGTTACTCAAAAAAGTAGAAAGAAATCAATCCAATCTATAAAGAGCATCATTTTGACAGCTATTTGGAACAGGGGCCTACATGTACCTTCACTCTTTTCCTGCGGTGTTGGATCCACTACCTGCCAACCGTTACACCCTGCACCAAGATCTGGTCTCCTCATCCAGCACTCCACCCACACATGGAAGTTCCTGCAAGAGGTCAAGTAGAGATAACTACATATGATGTGCATATACAATTAATATACAGAACAGTCAGGTtaattttacaaaaacaaaaatatttgtaGTAGTAAACATCCTTTTAGCAAGTTACACGTTTTTTTTGAaagccactttattagataaACTGTGCTAGTAGCAGGTTGGGCCCTCTTTTGCTTTGCGCACTGCCTTAATTTATTTGTGGCACATATTCAACAAGCTGCTTCCTCACAGATTTTCTTCCAACATCACTCAGTTGCTGTAGATTTGTCGCTTCATCTAtaatgtaaatttgtcattacactacatcccaaaggtgatctgttggattgagatcaGGTGATAGTGGAGGCCGTTTGAGTAcaatgaactcattgtcatggtTAAGAAACCATTTTAAGATGATCTGggttttgtgacatggtgtgttatcctgctggaaacaACCATCAGAAGATAGGGACACTGTGCTCAGTGGATGActtggtcagcaacaatactcaggcaggctgtggtgtttaaatgatgctcagttggtactaaggtgCCCAAAGTTTCCAAGAAAGGATCcaccacaccattacaccaccaccagcaaCCTGAACCATTGATACGAGGCAGAATGGATCCTTCCTTTCATGATGTTTTATGACAAATCCTGACCCTACCATCCAACTCTTATAGAAGATTTTGAGAATCATCAGACTAGAAAACATTTTTCCAGTATTTCTTATGTGTATTATTCCGGTGTGAATTGTATCCTTAGTTTCTTGTTCTCTGGTGACAAGTGCACTCTTCTGCTGCAGTTGAGAGTCGGTTCTTCTATAACTTTGGTTGCAATGACTGGTTaattgagttactgttgccttgcTGTCAGCTTGAAGCATTCTCCTATTACctcaacaaccatgccacattcagaataacttaaatcacctttcgtCACAGTTTGAGTGATGCCTGGTTTCAACTTCGACAGGTTGTTGaacatgtctacatgcctatatGCATTTAAGTGCTGTCATGTGACTAGCTGATTAGATCTTTGAGTTAACAGGAAAGTGAACACTTCTAGCTAATAAAGCCGTCACCGAGTGCAGATTGCAAGAACCAGATATTTAACCAGTTACAAAAAGAAATTGTATATTTATGGTTAAGAGCAAGTGACACCAACCAAATGCTGTCCTTTGACATGCCGAACTTCTCCCCTGTTCTCGTGTAAAACTCTTCAATTATCATGTTGCCATTTCCATCATGAGCTGCATTGAAAACTGTTACCACCCTGGAGGGAATCCCTAGAACTCTCATTactggagagagaaaaaaaaaacaggctttaATATCATTCAGAAACCATATCTTCAATAGTCATATAGCAATGCTGACATAATGCCTATGCCAAGTTACCATGGGAGTGCAGACTAAACAGTATGTActttcaaagaaagaaaatagatCCAATAATTGATGTGTATCTGACAGTCAAGAGGCATATGATGGAATTCTGTCAATCTACAGCATTTTAAGCATCACAAGAGCAACATCCATCCTGTGTGGACTCGCCTGTATATATTTAGATTTTGGGTCTGTGCTGACTTGTTTGGACAATTCTTGCTTTAAGGACAAGCAACCAAAGTATTATTGAGACTAATACTGGTATCACTATTGTACTGTAGAGAAATTAAGACAGATTTAGGTCAACAAATCTAGAACTCCATGAGACGTAGATAACCCTAACAGCTCTGCACTCAGTCAAACACAAATTTCACCAATGATCTCGTCCTAAACACACATCCTACCTGTACAGAGGACGGATGCAAAGACCCAGCATTGGCCATAACGCACAGGTCTGCATTTGGATGAGGCCCAGCGGAGAAGGATGTCAGCGCTGCCACTCCAGTCTGTAGGCTTCACACCATTCTTGTAGCTGCCCTGCCACTTCCCCTCCAGAATACCCAGGTCATCGTTACAGTTTATCTAGAGCAGGAAGAAACACATTAATGACTTcacttttgtttccttttacTGTGGACAAAATTGCTTAGCATTATATTATATTGTCTCTCACCATAGCACAGACCACTCGGCTGAGGTAGACAGGATTGGCTCGTAATGTataatctttgtttttgtcagcGAGGTGTTGCGGGCTGAACTCCAGGAGCTTCAGACATGCTTCCAGGACTCCAGGCTCATACTGCATACATGTGGATGGAAATTTAGCACGTTACCTGCTAATAATGCTACTATATATGATCTATGCAGACTTGTTCTACGATTCTGGGTGTCACATACCTGACCAAATGACCATGGACGCTTGCTAACATTTGAACTGCTCCCCATATACACTAGCCCATAGTCACTTTTGATGTACTCTTCTTTATGGGCATCCAGTGGCATGTATACTGGATCATCTGAAAAGCGGTGATAGGTGGAATTATGTCTACAAAAGGATAACAGCAGACTGTGGACAAGAACAGCAAGTGGCAGCAGCTACATGGACTCACCTTTCAGCCAAGGGTTGCAGAGTAGGACAAATGTTCCCAATACATAAGTTTTTTCTGCTCCGTCTGGTCTCTATGTGGGCCAGGAGTTCATACAGAGCCACTGATGACTGAACAGGAGAGCAAATGTGGATAATGACTGACTGGGGATGCATGTTTCCTGGGTAGATTGTAGCTGTCCAGTCATAGGGCTGGGGGGTGGGACTGTTCTTCATAGAGCAGGACTGGGATGTTCTTTGACAGGCCACCTGTAaggtaaagaaaataaataaatgaaaataacagcAGCATCATTTCCACCGTATAATTTGAATtcgtaataaaaaaatatataatggcTAAACTTAGCTAGTTTTTTTCTAAAACTAGCTGTTCTAGAAAGCTGttcttttctctcacatgaaaCACTGAAAGTAGAATtaccataaaataaaatacaaaccgATGCCAATGGCCAAAATGCTAAAATTGGACCTTGGCATGCCTATCCACAAACCATTGATGATGTCATGGTCCATCCATCTTGTATATGAAGTCTATGCTAAAGACAACAAGTTCTAACCAGTGATTAATTATTTGGAAGTCCTTTGACTGACTATCAAATAAATTTGGGTGTGCACTGATGACTTGTTCTTGTTTTAAAGAACCCACACTGTTGTATAACTGACAAACTAATCCCCAGGTTATTAATATGCACATGTCTTACACAGTGAGATAAGCAACATCAAAAATGAAGGTGTGTCAGGCAGACGGGCAGCATTCTTTTGTGGAAGTCCCTTTGGCATGGACTTCTGCCTTTGCAAATTTGAAGTATTTTTGCAGGCCCAAAGGAGCCATATAGCACACTAAAAAACCTTTGACTTCAGGAAGAATGGCATAGATCCAATCCCCTCTACATCGATGCTTAGTATGTAGAAAGGGTCCCAAACTTCTAATTGTAGGGTACCTTCATTTCTGATGACCTGTCTTGCACTGCTGAGACTAAACCAGTCACTAAAAAGGCACAGCAGTGACTTCGCTTCCTGGGAGTGCTCAGGAAGAACCACCTGGGCCAAAAGCTGCTAGTGATATTGTACAGCCTCCCCATAGAGAGGATGCTGGCATTGTAGTGTGGTGCATGAATCTGCACTGAACCGGAGAGGAGGAGCCTTCAGCAGATCATCAACATAGCTCAGAAGAGTGCTGGTTGCTCTCTGTCTGCCCTCCCTTTGGGACCTGTACACTTTCCAATACCTCAGAAGGGCCAAAACATTGTGGTTCTCCCCTTTTTGACCTGTTGCTGTCTGGCAGCTGCTACAGTTTCCtcaaataaaggaaaaacagtCTTTAAAAAAGCTTCTTTTATTTAGTGGTAAATTCACTGTGAGTCATCAGTAAAAATAAAGCCTCCACCCAATATTACCAGTAAAAAATACAACCTCCGCCCAATATtgccacattttttaaatgattaccTTATCACCTTAATTTTATGTACTTGTTGTATTCATTGTGTAattacttggtaattttgttaTACACTGTATCAAGGTTTCCAATTCTAATTTTAATAGACAAAAACAGGTATTTACATATTCAAATTTTGTCATATCTTTATATAATTGGAGAATGTGACAAATTTGTCCCTCTAATATCAGCACTGCCCTGGTGCAAAGGTGCTCCTGAATGCTTTTGAGTGCAATTTTTCATTTGAAGAAGTATGAGTGTGGTATTTATAAATCAGAAGTACTGCTTTAAATGTGAACAGTCTTAGTCTTTGATACCTAAACAAACCTCCAGCACCAGCCTCTCAGTGGAGGGATTCCACAGCCAACTGTCAGACTTTAGCGTCACTTTGAAGGGTTTCCCTCGTCGAACCACAAGTCGGCTCCTGCTAAGCCCCTGAGTTTCATGGGAAATGCTGTTTTCGGGAATCTCAAAGTTCATGGACTTTAGTCGGCAGTGGCCGTTAGTGGTACCTGTAAAACAGATGGCACAACCCATACTGATCTGAAGACAGTACACATGACAAAGATCTGTCAAGAACTAGAGAACAGACGGGGATAAGAAGGTAAGACGGCAGCTTTGGAGATGAATTTCAGCAAAGCCATCAATTTTAATTTACAAATCAGTGTTAAAGGAATTACAGGTTTTCTGGATTACCGCTGGGTAAAATGAACTATAgaagaacacaaaaataaacaacagcacaagaaaaaatattgcaatGAATGATTTGAAATTGTTTCTTTCTACTTAACAAACTAAATCACTTAACAAATGATGCTGCCTCTCTCATTCATGTTAAAAACTATCCTATTCTGCTTCACAActgtaatatttatatttattacatAAACTCCATGTATCAGATTACTTGGTAGAATATTAGTGTTATTTTCCTTACTCTTTGCACTTAATGTATGCTGGAATAAAACTTGATTGGATTACTTCCAGCtggaaaataaactgtttatgcaAAATCATAAGAAATTTAATCAATTCATTTAAGCAAAGCTCTAAAGCAACTCAAACGCACACATGTGCCTTCCTGTGGACAAGAAAAAGATTAAAGTTACATCTGAGTGGCAGAGTGCACTTACCATTGATGCTGTATATTGTCTGCTGCATGTTGTCCATGGTGTGACAGCTAGAATTGCAAGTGTCTGGAAGAATGACAGGCATGCTTTAAGTAGCCCTTCCCAGTGCTAAACATCTCACACCTCTCCAGTGATTACCCAATCACCattcagggtttttttcttcttatctgATTTTAAGTATTCAGGTGTGTGACAAAGTGTACGTCATAGATTACAAACAAATTGCACACAAATCACAAATTGCAAAAGCACAGCAGGAAATTGTGTCAGtgtctttattctttattcataGTGCAAAACCTACAGAAAAGTCAACAACCCtaacacaaaaaacatttctcctcctcctccttcttcttcttcttcttcttgcttgGCTTTTTAACCTTCTCACTCTGCACACCTGTCCACGAGACTTCATACCAGCAGGAGACACACCCTCCAACTTTTCAAGTATTCGCTATTCAAGCATTCAAGTGTTGTCCCTTCAAACTTCCAGAGAAACTGCGTGGTTTATTATTAAGTTTATGATTCACTTTCTCTAGAAAATGACACAGGTTTCATGTGACGCTCGCTgagacatctaaaacctgccAAGCTCTTCTGCAGCATGATCACGCTAATGAAATTTGTATTTGCCTCTCAGTCATTAATGATACTCTATGTACTCCATGAAATATTCAGTATTTTAAAATACAGACCAAGAAAATTTTGGAGCGCATTGTCATTGTTATTTGATATTCTATTAAAAGTTCACAAAACACAATCAAACAGAACAACTCTAATATCAAAGTAGTCTACATCTTTAGCTTCTGAGGTCAAATAGTGTGGTTCATTTTGGTGACACTCAAAGTTCATCCATGAGTTTATGAAACAGTATGAAATGAAGTCTGTGTGCTTTAAACCAAACCTTAAAACCTATTTTCATACCTTTCACTTAGTGGGTCCGGAAAATAAAGCACTAACAGAGGACTGACTTTCATCAGCAGAAAGGTTGCACAGactcttactttttttttcagggtaTGCCCCACCTGTTTCTGTAACACAAACACGTCACACATTTCCCCAGAATGATGTTGCAAGTGGACTGCAAGAGTGTAGCGCTCGTGGCATAGGGGCGACAATATGATAAACAGCTGTGCAGTGGTTAGCGTGCAAGCGAGAACTCACAGGCCAGCTGGGGCATCTCTGTGTGAAGTTCTCCATGCCTTTTCATCGAGAACTCGCTACCCCACACATGCATGTCAGATTCACAAAGTCtacccaggaaaaaaaaatctcctgatGTCTGAAAAACGCCTTCCACATAACCCATTACTATAAGTGAAACACAATAATGTCAATGATCAAATGCTGAGCAACAGCACTGTGAGTCAGCCAGTCAAATGTGTGGTGATGGACTTGCAGGATTAGATGAATACATTTATGATTTATCATTTTTATATCACAAAGAACTtcagatatatttttaaagtccTTTAGAGTCAATATAATGGACTGAACCCTTcaggaattacagccatttttgcATAGTGCCATCATTTTCAAAGGCTCAAAAACTAATCGGACATTTGAGCAATTTCATTGTGGCTTGTCTCCTCattgtttaattaaaatgaaGTCATACGAGGTCTTTAGACTATAGCAAGTGCGGAGTTTGCCTTCGATTGCGTCATTTAAAGACTGCTTTGGCTGTAGAGTTCAAATTACaagaaaggaggggaaaaagtcACCGTCTAAACAATGACTGCTCATAAAAGGAGTAGGCCTATTTTGAATGTTCTGACTACAGCATAAAATGCCAGGGAGTTGAGAGAAATGCctgtccgtccgtccgtccgtccatccatccatgatTATCACTAACTCTGTAGATCAGTCCTGAAGAGCAGAGGGACTTACAGGCTCGCAAAACAaccaacagacagacagacggacAGAAACAGTgtgacaaacagcagcacatggaTGAGAAAAGGTCCCAAACTCTCCCACAGTTTTCTCAAAGTAAAAAGTCTCCAGTGCTGCATCATAATCATTTTACCCAAGTGTTGAAAACATGGCAGATGTGCCTTGCTGAGGGTGTAGCCTGTTACACAAATGGTCACAAATACACATTTGTGATTCCACTGAATTCCTTTccgatctgataccaagtaaaattcagggtggCATCTACGACACTGATCTGATACggatactttgtacaaaaacttaatgtgttattgtatttcaaattatagcgtcataatgattacaggacatcagactTGTACTGATGTCCTGTAACCTTGTTCTTATTGTTTAATTATGAAGAATTATCacatagaaataaaataactgaaGTTGTGTGTTAATTGATGCTATTTGAACACGTGTATCTTGTCATTTAACAtgtatcaaatcaaatcaaatcacttttattgtcacatcacgtTGCTGGTACACcggcacatgtgagtgaaattcttgggtgcaagcttcacaagcaacagtggtgtgcaaaatacaagaaacccaagaaacaaagcaaaatataaatataagaaatatgag is from Oreochromis niloticus isolate F11D_XX linkage group LG20, O_niloticus_UMD_NMBU, whole genome shotgun sequence and encodes:
- the LOC100697959 gene encoding LOW QUALITY PROTEIN: protein-glutamine gamma-glutamyltransferase 2 (The sequence of the model RefSeq protein was modified relative to this genomic sequence to represent the inferred CDS: deleted 2 bases in 2 codons); translation: MDNMQQTIYSINGTTNGHCRLKSMNFEIPENSISHETQGLSRSRLVVRRGKPFKVTLKSDSWLWNPSTERLVLEVCLGGLSKNIPVLLYEESPTPQPYDWTATIYPGNMHPQSVIIHICSPVQSSVALYELLAHIETRRSRKTYVLGTFVLLCNPWLKDDPVYMPLDAHKEEYIKSDYGLVYMGSSSNVSKRPWSFGQYEPGVLEACLKLLEFSPQHLADKNKDYTLRANPVYLSRVVCAMINCNDDLGILEGKWQGSYKNGVKPTDWSGSADILLRWASSKCRPVRYGQCWVFASVLCTVMRVLGIPSRVVTVFNAAHDGNGNMIIEEFYTRTGEKFGMSKDSIWNFHVWVECWMRRPDLGAGCNGWQVVDPTPQEKSEGIFCCGPCPVAAIQHHWLDARYDIPFVCASVDADVVRLIVHNGLVVGKTVDTECVGKLIYTKSIGSDKPENLTPTYKPDKRGKTSVCARTLQHQGIMSPNLNVTLKIVGVPKLGEPIHICVTITNQSNNPRVLVGHINAQVKEYDSSPSEAFWDAQTEVQIQPFSVTTLNHTISHCKYQSFLAGDDIVNLAVVLKDMMTKETFLAAEEFSISPPQITIQIEGGNSIQVKKECTVLVSFTNCLSTALYEAVLTVQGAGLLEGKQVAKIILLQPGEKIEKKVSITATSPGTKLLMATLSHSNKPNIISRWYHTVPVTA